From one Longimicrobium sp. genomic stretch:
- a CDS encoding LeuA family protein, which yields MQYSELIYDWNTLAGSFDYSTRRGVQLNDETLRDGLQSPSVHDPDIEDKIRLLHLMDQLRIASADIGLPGAGPRALRDVEALAREVVDSKLAIQPNCAARTVRADVQPIIDVSQKVGIAIEAATFIGSSPIRQYAEDWTLDRMLRATEDAVTFAVENGLPVMYVTEDTTRAAPEVVKALYRTAIECGARRICVCDTVGHATPHGVRQLIRFVFDEVVKPSGEDVKVDWHGHRDRGLAIPNCLAAIEEGAHRIHGTALGIGERCGNAEMDLLLVNLKLLGLHDWDLSRLNEYVELASRACHVPLAYNWPVFGEDAFRTGTGVHAAAIIKAESKGDAWLADRIYSGVPAGWFGLRQVIEISPMSGISNVRYWLRAHGYDATDEALCGAVFEAAKTCDHTFTDAEVHALCQAHAAGRGEAVGAA from the coding sequence ATGCAGTACAGCGAGCTGATCTACGACTGGAACACCCTTGCGGGGTCGTTCGACTACTCCACCCGCCGCGGCGTGCAGCTGAACGACGAGACGCTGCGCGACGGGCTGCAGTCACCCTCTGTCCACGATCCGGACATCGAGGACAAGATCCGCCTGCTGCACCTGATGGACCAGCTGCGGATCGCCAGCGCCGACATCGGCCTTCCCGGCGCCGGCCCCCGCGCCCTGCGCGACGTGGAGGCGCTGGCGCGCGAGGTGGTGGATTCCAAGCTGGCCATCCAGCCCAACTGCGCCGCACGCACCGTGCGCGCCGACGTGCAGCCCATCATCGACGTGTCGCAGAAGGTGGGGATCGCCATCGAGGCGGCCACCTTCATCGGCTCGTCGCCGATCCGCCAGTACGCGGAGGACTGGACGCTCGACCGGATGCTGCGCGCCACCGAGGACGCCGTCACCTTCGCCGTGGAAAACGGGCTTCCGGTGATGTACGTCACCGAAGACACCACCCGCGCGGCGCCCGAGGTGGTAAAGGCGCTCTACCGGACGGCGATCGAGTGCGGCGCGCGGCGCATCTGCGTCTGCGACACGGTGGGCCACGCCACGCCCCACGGCGTCCGCCAGCTCATCCGCTTCGTCTTCGACGAGGTGGTAAAGCCGTCGGGCGAGGACGTGAAGGTGGACTGGCACGGCCACCGCGACCGCGGCCTGGCCATCCCCAACTGCCTGGCGGCCATCGAAGAGGGGGCGCACCGCATCCACGGCACCGCGCTGGGAATCGGCGAGCGCTGCGGCAACGCCGAGATGGACCTGCTGCTCGTGAACCTCAAGCTGCTGGGGCTGCACGACTGGGACCTGTCGCGGCTGAACGAGTACGTGGAGCTGGCGTCGCGGGCGTGCCACGTGCCGCTGGCGTACAACTGGCCCGTGTTCGGCGAGGACGCCTTTCGCACCGGCACGGGGGTGCACGCGGCCGCCATCATCAAGGCCGAGAGCAAGGGCGACGCGTGGCTGGCGGACCGCATCTACTCCGGTGTCCCCGCGGGCTGGTTCGGCCTGCGCCAGGTGATCGAGATCTCACCGATGAGCGGCATCAGCAACGTGCGCTACTGGCTGCGCGCCCACGGCTACGACGCGACGGACGAGGCGCTGTGCGGTGCGGTGTTCGAGGCCGCCAAGACCTGCGACCACACCTTCACGGACGCGGAGGTCCACGCCCTCTGCCAGGCCCACGCCGCCGGCCGCGGCGAGGCCGTGGGCGCGGCGTAG
- a CDS encoding M20/M25/M40 family metallo-hydrolase, producing MHQTDDDTLAEQLALVRIPAPSFAEQARGDYVLARFQQMGLAAVRRDAVGNVLGEWRPAGAAEQPVVVAAHLDTVFAADTDVEPRRKGKRFHAPGITDNCRGLAGMLAVARVLAGSGVRAPHPVLFAATVGEEGIGDLRGVKHLFREGSPLRGAAAFIALAGSGLRRIVHRAIGSRRLRVEVSGPGGHSWADRGAPNPIVALGSAVAEVATLALPHPARSSLTVARIGGGSSINSIPEGAWMELDMRSEVAGALAEMEAGVRGVLARVVDEENAGRRAGTEPLGARVAVIGDRPSGETPPKSPLVAAASAVTFALGARPELVGSSTDANVPMALGIPSIAIGVGGDSGGIHTADEWYSNDNGALGVERALLIILSAAGLAA from the coding sequence GTGCACCAGACGGACGACGACACCCTGGCCGAGCAGCTGGCCCTGGTGCGCATCCCCGCGCCCTCGTTCGCCGAGCAGGCGCGGGGCGACTACGTGCTGGCGCGCTTTCAGCAGATGGGGCTGGCCGCCGTGCGCCGCGACGCGGTGGGAAACGTGCTGGGCGAGTGGCGTCCGGCGGGGGCGGCGGAGCAGCCGGTGGTGGTCGCCGCGCACCTGGACACGGTGTTCGCCGCCGACACCGACGTGGAGCCGCGGCGCAAGGGCAAGCGCTTTCACGCCCCGGGGATCACCGACAACTGCCGCGGGCTGGCGGGAATGCTGGCCGTGGCGCGCGTGCTGGCGGGCTCCGGCGTCCGCGCGCCGCACCCCGTGCTCTTTGCCGCGACGGTGGGCGAGGAGGGGATCGGCGACCTGCGCGGGGTCAAGCACCTGTTCCGCGAGGGCTCGCCCCTGCGCGGGGCGGCGGCGTTCATCGCGCTGGCCGGCAGCGGGCTGCGGCGCATCGTGCACCGGGCCATCGGCTCGCGGCGGCTGCGCGTGGAGGTCAGCGGCCCCGGCGGCCACTCCTGGGCCGACCGCGGCGCGCCCAACCCGATCGTCGCCCTGGGCTCGGCCGTCGCCGAGGTGGCCACCCTGGCCCTTCCCCACCCCGCGCGCTCCTCGCTCACCGTGGCGCGCATCGGCGGCGGCAGCAGCATCAACTCCATCCCCGAGGGGGCGTGGATGGAGCTCGACATGCGCAGCGAGGTGGCCGGCGCCCTGGCCGAGATGGAGGCCGGCGTACGCGGCGTGCTGGCCCGCGTGGTCGACGAGGAGAACGCCGGCCGCCGTGCCGGCACCGAGCCGCTGGGCGCCCGGGTGGCGGTGATCGGCGACCGCCCCTCGGGCGAGACCCCGCCGAAGTCGCCGCTGGTGGCCGCCGCCTCGGCCGTCACCTTCGCGCTGGGCGCGCGCCCCGAGCTGGTGGGCTCGTCGACCGACGCCAACGTCCCCATGGCGCTCGGCATCCCCTCGATCGCCATCGGCGTGGGCGGCGACTCGGGCGGCATCCACACCGCCGACGAGTGGTACTCCAACGACAACGGCGCCCTCGGCGTCGAGCGCGCCCTGCTCATCATCCTCTCCGCGGCGGGCCTGGCCGCCTGA
- a CDS encoding pinensin family lanthipeptide, giving the protein MTKLKLDLEELEVESFPTERGEEEPGTVHGYWETDGGATCWYTCQGATCEGGNTCWDSCDAGCGTYYCTPYSCGLTCYDPFRGSDRY; this is encoded by the coding sequence ATGACGAAGCTGAAGCTGGACCTCGAAGAGCTCGAGGTGGAGTCTTTCCCCACGGAGCGCGGCGAGGAGGAGCCGGGGACGGTGCACGGCTACTGGGAGACCGACGGCGGCGCCACCTGCTGGTACACCTGCCAGGGCGCCACCTGCGAGGGCGGCAACACCTGCTGGGACAGCTGCGACGCCGGGTGCGGCACGTACTACTGCACACCGTACAGCTGCGGCCTCACCTGCTACGACCCGTTCCGCGGCTCGGACCGCTACTAG
- a CDS encoding sugar phosphate nucleotidyltransferase codes for MKVVMPVAGKGTRLRPHTHVTPKPLLKVADKPVMAYILDDLRELGVHEAVLVTGHLKEKVQEYMAEEYPDFHAVYVEQKEQNGTADAIRLAEPYVREDLLIIFVDTLFDADLSIVKRLPDDVAGVIWAKEVEDYQRFGVIVTDEHGFMRKIIEKPKEPISKLANIGLYYIRDWKLLFQAIHHVMEQPPGPGGEYFLTDAFQYMVDNGARLRVEPVHGWYDAGKPETLLETNLHVLTTSRARPPANGTNVTVHGPVHVADGVTLEDVEIGPNVTIGPGTTVRRSRLRDTIVGEKSEVEDVDVRDSLIGSHVKVRGVTGQVDLGDHSVVLHA; via the coding sequence GTGAAAGTAGTGATGCCGGTGGCGGGCAAGGGCACGCGCCTTCGCCCGCACACGCACGTGACCCCCAAGCCGCTCCTCAAGGTGGCCGACAAGCCGGTGATGGCCTACATCCTCGACGACCTGCGCGAGCTGGGCGTGCACGAGGCCGTGCTCGTCACCGGGCACCTGAAGGAGAAGGTGCAGGAGTACATGGCGGAGGAGTACCCCGACTTCCACGCCGTCTACGTGGAGCAGAAGGAGCAGAACGGCACCGCCGACGCCATCCGCCTGGCCGAGCCGTACGTCCGGGAAGACCTGCTGATCATCTTCGTCGACACGCTCTTCGACGCCGACCTCTCCATCGTCAAGCGCCTGCCCGACGACGTGGCGGGGGTGATCTGGGCCAAGGAGGTGGAGGACTACCAGCGCTTCGGCGTGATCGTGACCGACGAGCACGGCTTCATGCGGAAGATCATCGAGAAGCCGAAGGAGCCGATCTCGAAGCTGGCCAACATCGGCCTCTACTACATCCGCGACTGGAAGCTGCTCTTCCAGGCGATCCACCACGTGATGGAGCAGCCGCCGGGGCCGGGGGGCGAGTACTTCCTCACCGACGCCTTCCAGTACATGGTGGACAACGGCGCCAGGCTCAGGGTGGAGCCGGTGCACGGCTGGTACGACGCCGGCAAGCCCGAGACGCTCCTGGAGACCAACCTGCACGTGCTCACCACCTCGCGCGCCCGGCCGCCCGCCAACGGGACGAACGTGACCGTGCACGGGCCCGTGCACGTGGCCGACGGCGTGACGCTGGAAGACGTGGAGATCGGGCCCAACGTGACCATCGGCCCCGGGACCACGGTCCGCCGCAGCCGCCTGCGCGACACCATCGTGGGCGAGAAGAGCGAGGTGGAGGACGTGGACGTGCGCGACTCGCTCATCGGCAGCCACGTGAAGGTGCGCGGCGTCACCGGGCAGGTGGACCTGGGCGACCACTCGGTGGTGCTGCACGCGTAA